In Bacteroides coprosuis DSM 18011, the following are encoded in one genomic region:
- a CDS encoding transcriptional repressor, CopY family (COGs: COG3682 transcriptional regulator protein~InterPro IPR005650~KEGG: bfr:BF0898 hypothetical protein~PFAM: Penicillinase repressor~SPTR: Putative uncharacterized protein;~IMG reference gene:2504107164~PFAM: Penicillinase repressor): protein MSKIQRLTAREEEIMEVFWSHGEMFVKDILKIHPEPKPHFNTLSTIVRGLEEKGFLSHHSLGNTYQYYALISAEEYSSGCLKGVVSKYFKNSALSAVSTLVKEEDISVEDLKKLINLVEQQKK, encoded by the coding sequence ATGAGTAAGATACAACGATTAACTGCACGAGAAGAAGAAATTATGGAAGTGTTTTGGAGTCATGGTGAGATGTTTGTGAAAGACATCTTAAAGATTCACCCCGAACCAAAACCTCATTTTAATACTTTATCTACTATCGTAAGAGGACTAGAAGAGAAAGGATTTCTTTCTCATCACTCTTTGGGTAATACTTATCAATACTATGCCCTAATTTCTGCAGAAGAGTATAGTAGTGGATGTTTAAAAGGAGTAGTTTCTAAATATTTCAAAAACTCTGCTTTGAGTGCTGTTTCTACTTTGGTGAAAGAAGAAGATATCAGTGTAGAAGATTTGAAGAAACTGATCAACTTAGTAGAGCAACAGAAGAAGTAA
- a CDS encoding outer membrane efflux protein (COGs: COG1538 Outer membrane protein~InterPro IPR003423~KEGG: bth:BT_4695 outer membrane efflux protein precursor~PFAM: Outer membrane efflux protein~SPTR: Outer membrane efflux protein;~IMG reference gene:2504107162~PFAM: Outer membrane efflux protein) yields the protein MRLYKWIYIIGIVLGCSHTAFSQHIENLELSPLHYSTYLKEVGDKNLHLLAEKYNIDIAKAEIAASRVMPDPELSFEGEHDNFTVELGYTLELGKRKARIRNAKTESELVALELEAYFQELRAEATHAFLDAILQRDLLEVKKNSYNTMLNLHRSDSIRYRLGEITLNDARQSKVEAATLLNEVFEQEAAYKSALILLNKYRGKKASEMESPIGDMSQLERSYELSQLMLIALDQRIDVLVASKGIQAAQSRLRLAKAERRTDLGLMVGYSRDWHGMWPNRNSVKAGVSIPLKFSNTNKGVVRSSKLIVQQNQMIRESKEMDAQVEVSQAFFEYEAAQKQVGQYINGLLAEAEEVLKGMIYRYKRGETSILDVLIAQRTYNEVQEQYFMVMKAYASALVNLEYTCGIWDIQF from the coding sequence ATGAGACTGTATAAATGGATATATATAATAGGTATAGTGTTGGGTTGTTCTCATACTGCTTTTTCACAGCATATAGAGAATTTAGAGCTATCGCCTCTACACTATTCTACTTATCTAAAAGAGGTAGGAGATAAAAACCTACATCTTTTAGCCGAGAAGTATAATATTGATATTGCTAAGGCTGAGATTGCTGCATCACGTGTAATGCCCGATCCTGAATTATCTTTTGAGGGAGAACACGATAATTTTACGGTCGAACTAGGTTATACTTTGGAGCTGGGAAAACGGAAAGCGAGAATCAGAAATGCGAAGACAGAAAGTGAATTAGTGGCTTTAGAGCTTGAAGCCTATTTCCAAGAATTACGTGCTGAGGCTACTCATGCATTCCTCGATGCCATTTTGCAAAGAGATTTGCTAGAGGTAAAGAAGAACTCGTACAATACGATGTTGAATTTGCATCGCTCTGATAGTATTCGTTATCGACTAGGTGAAATAACACTCAATGATGCTCGTCAGTCAAAAGTGGAGGCTGCTACCTTACTGAATGAAGTATTTGAGCAAGAGGCTGCTTACAAATCGGCTTTAATCTTGCTCAATAAATACAGAGGTAAGAAAGCATCCGAAATGGAATCTCCCATAGGAGATATGAGCCAGCTTGAACGCTCTTATGAGTTGTCCCAACTGATGCTTATTGCTCTAGACCAGCGGATAGATGTATTGGTAGCAAGTAAAGGCATTCAAGCTGCACAAAGTAGATTGCGTTTGGCTAAGGCTGAGCGACGTACCGACTTGGGTTTGATGGTGGGGTATAGCAGAGATTGGCACGGTATGTGGCCCAATCGAAACTCTGTAAAAGCAGGAGTATCTATTCCTCTAAAGTTTTCTAATACGAATAAAGGAGTAGTACGATCGTCGAAACTGATAGTGCAGCAAAATCAAATGATAAGAGAAAGCAAAGAAATGGATGCTCAAGTAGAAGTGTCTCAGGCTTTCTTTGAGTACGAAGCCGCTCAAAAGCAAGTGGGGCAGTATATCAATGGATTACTTGCTGAGGCAGAAGAAGTGCTTAAAGGGATGATCTATCGTTATAAACGAGGTGAGACAAGCATTCTCGATGTGTTAATAGCCCAGCGAACTTATAATGAAGTTCAGGAGCAATACTTTATGGTGATGAAAGCGTATGCCTCTGCACTAGTTAATCTTGAATATACTTGTGGAATATGGGATATTCAGTTTTAA
- a CDS encoding protein of unknown function UPF0227 (COGs: COG3150 esterase~InterPro IPR008886~KEGG: pmz:HMPREF0659_A6248 hypothetical protein~PFAM: Uncharacterised protein family UPF0227/Esterase YqiA~SPTR: Putative uncharacterized protein;~IMG reference gene:2504107166~PFAM: Uncharacterised protein family (UPF0227)), whose translation MENKIIYVHGLSSSGATASAQNIQALLPQYQVVAPDMPLPPQQALQLLTDLVAELQPVLVVGTSMGAMFTQQLHGQTKILINPAFHVSQLMRKNLGTQPFFNPRKDGVMTFDITPQLCDAYEIMEKHQFDKVTVYDQEHTYGFFGTHDEMVNCQEEFSRYYPHKVLFEGEHRLNPEVIERDLVPLIQSILMNS comes from the coding sequence ATGGAAAATAAAATCATATACGTACACGGCTTATCTTCTTCTGGGGCTACAGCTTCAGCACAGAATATTCAGGCTCTGCTGCCACAATATCAAGTGGTAGCTCCTGATATGCCTCTACCTCCTCAACAAGCTTTACAATTACTTACAGACCTTGTTGCAGAACTTCAGCCCGTACTGGTAGTGGGTACTTCTATGGGAGCTATGTTTACTCAACAATTGCACGGACAAACTAAAATTCTAATAAACCCAGCATTTCATGTATCTCAATTGATGCGTAAAAACTTAGGAACTCAGCCCTTCTTTAACCCACGAAAAGATGGAGTAATGACTTTCGATATCACTCCTCAGCTCTGTGATGCTTATGAAATAATGGAAAAACACCAGTTTGATAAGGTAACTGTATACGACCAAGAGCACACTTATGGTTTTTTTGGCACTCACGATGAAATGGTCAATTGCCAAGAAGAATTTAGTAGATACTATCCACACAAAGTACTCTTTGAAGGCGAACATAGGCTAAATCCTGAAGTGATTGAAAGAGATTTAGTACCACTTATCCAAAGCATTCTGATGAATTCATAA
- a CDS encoding transmembrane pair domain-containing protein (COGs: COG4125 membrane protein~InterPro IPR007896~KEGG: eay:EAM_1040 membrane protein~PFAM: Transmembrane pair, bacterial~SPTR: Putative membrane protein;~IMG reference gene:2504107163~PFAM: Bacterial Transmembrane Pair family), translating to MRLVDHLIERSPYERIFHAVMYEVVGIITSAPIIALFSGKNLSESGIIALIVSIVATIWNYVYNYLYDKLRKQYHFRKSAAVRVIHGAGFEVGLVFISVPIISLTMGLTLWDAFKLEFAMLLYFFPYTIVYNWIYDKIKSYAIARLV from the coding sequence ATGAGACTAGTTGATCATTTGATTGAACGAAGCCCATATGAACGCATCTTTCATGCCGTTATGTATGAAGTAGTAGGGATTATTACCAGTGCCCCTATTATTGCTCTCTTCTCAGGAAAAAATTTATCAGAATCTGGAATTATTGCTTTAATCGTATCCATAGTTGCTACTATTTGGAATTATGTTTACAACTATCTATATGATAAATTGAGAAAGCAGTATCATTTTAGAAAGTCTGCTGCCGTGCGAGTTATTCATGGTGCAGGGTTTGAGGTTGGACTTGTATTTATATCCGTACCTATTATTTCACTCACTATGGGTCTCACTTTATGGGATGCTTTTAAATTGGAGTTTGCTATGTTGCTCTACTTTTTCCCTTATACCATTGTGTATAATTGGATTTATGATAAGATAAAATCTTATGCTATTGCAAGATTAGTTTAA
- a CDS encoding TonB family protein (COGs: COG0810 Periplasmic protein TonB links inner and outer membranes~InterPro IPR006260:IPR008756~KEGG: pru:PRU_2128 TonB family protein~PFAM: TonB, C-terminal; Peptidase M56, BlaR1~SPTR: Putative uncharacterized protein;~TIGRFAM: TonB, C-terminal~IMG reference gene:2504107165~PFAM: BlaR1 peptidase M56; Gram-negative bacterial tonB protein~TIGRFAM: TonB family C-terminal domain), producing MTILTYLFQSSICLGIFYVFYKWLFSKETFYTLNRAILWSMLILSFTLPLIPWDSFFTISGMVQSSLFNEVVYSIRLDELIISAEQTTSINWLDWLVGVYLLGLTFILLRLGVGWLGLSKFIKQGKKRVQTDGTKLITHTESTQGPFSWMSYIVLSEDDLANCGEEILMHEKAHIHYMHSWDMLILNLILMVQWFNPAAWLFKRELEIVHEYQADAFVLKHGINAQKYQLLLIKKSVGDYMFNLANSFNHSHLTKRINMMLQKESSKWAKLKLISLLPLGFLLILGIGINSSCTEASALRDSSDVQADTKELPQVTPSSQKGEVFVVVEVMPEYPGGLENLITFLGENIQYPADAQKNSIQGRVIVEFIVNTDGSVTEPRIVRGVDSALDKEALRVISLMPKWKPGMQGGEKVRVKFTVPVSFRLKDKEKVPAK from the coding sequence ATGACTATTTTAACCTACCTTTTTCAATCGAGTATTTGCCTAGGCATCTTTTATGTCTTTTACAAGTGGCTTTTCAGTAAAGAAACTTTTTATACACTTAATCGTGCTATTTTATGGAGTATGTTGATTCTCTCTTTTACTTTACCTCTAATCCCTTGGGATAGCTTCTTTACGATTTCGGGGATGGTGCAATCTTCCCTCTTCAATGAGGTGGTTTATTCTATCCGTTTAGATGAGTTGATCATTTCTGCCGAACAGACTACAAGTATTAACTGGTTGGATTGGTTGGTAGGCGTGTATTTATTGGGTCTGACATTCATCTTGCTACGTTTAGGAGTTGGATGGCTGGGTCTAAGTAAATTCATTAAACAGGGTAAGAAAAGAGTTCAAACAGATGGTACAAAGTTGATTACTCATACTGAAAGTACTCAAGGTCCATTTAGCTGGATGTCTTACATTGTATTGAGTGAGGATGATTTAGCTAATTGTGGAGAAGAAATACTGATGCACGAGAAAGCACATATTCATTATATGCATTCATGGGATATGCTAATACTGAATCTTATATTGATGGTACAATGGTTTAATCCAGCAGCTTGGCTTTTTAAGCGTGAGTTGGAGATAGTTCATGAATATCAAGCTGATGCTTTCGTACTTAAACACGGCATAAACGCACAAAAATATCAATTATTATTAATCAAGAAGTCTGTGGGTGACTACATGTTTAATTTGGCCAACAGTTTTAACCACAGTCATCTTACTAAAAGAATCAATATGATGTTACAAAAAGAATCTAGTAAATGGGCAAAGCTCAAGTTGATTTCTCTATTGCCATTAGGCTTCTTGTTGATACTCGGAATAGGAATTAATAGTTCATGTACTGAAGCATCAGCACTAAGAGATAGTTCTGATGTTCAAGCTGATACCAAAGAATTACCTCAAGTTACTCCAAGTAGTCAAAAAGGAGAAGTGTTTGTAGTGGTAGAAGTTATGCCTGAGTATCCTGGAGGTCTTGAAAATCTAATAACTTTCTTGGGTGAGAATATTCAATACCCTGCTGATGCTCAGAAGAATTCTATACAAGGGCGTGTTATTGTGGAGTTTATAGTCAATACTGATGGTTCTGTAACTGAACCAAGAATAGTACGTGGTGTTGATTCAGCATTGGACAAAGAAGCTCTTCGCGTTATTTCACTTATGCCCAAATGGAAACCTGGTATGCAAGGAGGGGAAAAGGTACGTGTGAAATTTACTGTCCCTGTATCTTTCCGCTTAAAAGACAAAGAAAAGGTTCCAGCAAAGTAA
- a CDS encoding metal dependent phosphohydrolase (COGs: COG1896 hydrolase of HD superfamily~InterPro IPR006674:IPR003607~KEGG: fjo:Fjoh_4880 metal dependent phosphohydrolase~PFAM: Metal-dependent phosphohydrolase, HD subdomain~SMART: Metal-dependent phosphohydrolase, HD domain~SPTR: Metal dependent phosphohydrolase;~IMG reference gene:2504107168) — MEQLNRLHKQIQFIHEVDKIKYILRRTRLFNSDRAENDAEHSWHLSIMAMVLAEHSNEPIDLLKVIKMVLIHDVVEIDAGDVFFFDKTQKHDNRPEEMEAAKRIFGLLPADQAEELISIWLEFEKGKSVEARFAKTLDRLEPMLQNASNQGGTWEEYNVKYDEVLDSKRIMKDTATPLWEYTQALLKECVKEGILKENEE; from the coding sequence ATGGAACAATTGAACAGACTACATAAACAGATACAGTTTATTCACGAGGTGGACAAAATCAAATACATCTTAAGAAGAACTCGGTTATTTAATAGCGACCGTGCAGAGAATGATGCCGAACATAGTTGGCACCTCTCCATTATGGCAATGGTACTTGCTGAGCACTCCAATGAGCCTATTGATCTTCTCAAGGTGATTAAGATGGTATTGATTCACGATGTAGTAGAGATTGATGCAGGAGATGTTTTCTTTTTCGACAAAACTCAGAAACACGATAACAGACCTGAGGAAATGGAGGCTGCCAAACGCATTTTTGGATTACTCCCTGCCGACCAAGCTGAAGAACTCATCTCTATCTGGCTAGAGTTTGAAAAGGGTAAAAGTGTTGAGGCACGCTTTGCCAAAACACTTGACCGACTAGAGCCGATGCTTCAAAATGCATCCAACCAAGGGGGAACTTGGGAAGAATACAATGTTAAGTACGATGAGGTACTCGATAGTAAAAGAATAATGAAAGATACGGCTACTCCACTCTGGGAATATACACAAGCTCTTCTCAAAGAGTGTGTAAAAGAAGGTATTTTAAAAGAAAATGAAGAATAA
- a CDS encoding hypothetical protein (KEGG: bth:BT_0817 lipoprotein, function unknown~SPTR: Predicted protein;~IMG reference gene:2504107167~PFAM: Uncharacterized lipoprotein NlpE involved in copper resistance): MKRSLLFSISALALSFLLGACGEKKETKPFKSGFEGMYVGELPCADCPGIRTNATFLSDSTVAITSLYYDGDNTSETEWGTWTVEGKILKALMPDEITLYYVQLSDSVIMMTDSVGTPSESLAEYYQLTKATPLVSDSFAGKYVMGDIQDPKSYRQNLIITPINENEVNVIVNSEGAGKGCEFSGRGKLVNNQIEVSLNEQHNKMQSTLVIRPNNEKTGLFLFTSTFDDRYDLMYFCGGGGSLAGDYIKVQE, encoded by the coding sequence ATGAAACGAAGTCTATTATTCAGTATTTCAGCATTAGCTCTATCGTTTTTGTTGGGAGCTTGTGGAGAAAAGAAAGAAACAAAACCATTTAAATCTGGCTTTGAAGGGATGTATGTAGGAGAATTACCTTGTGCAGATTGTCCTGGAATTCGTACAAATGCAACTTTTTTATCGGATAGTACTGTAGCCATTACTTCTCTTTATTATGACGGAGATAACACATCAGAAACAGAGTGGGGTACATGGACAGTAGAAGGGAAAATTCTAAAAGCCTTAATGCCTGATGAGATAACGCTATACTATGTTCAATTATCAGATTCTGTTATTATGATGACGGATTCTGTAGGCACTCCATCTGAGAGTCTAGCAGAATACTATCAACTCACGAAAGCTACCCCTTTAGTGTCGGATAGTTTTGCAGGTAAATATGTAATGGGAGATATCCAAGATCCTAAAAGCTATCGTCAGAACTTAATAATAACTCCTATTAATGAGAATGAAGTAAACGTTATTGTTAATAGCGAAGGAGCTGGTAAGGGTTGTGAGTTTTCGGGAAGAGGAAAGTTGGTGAACAATCAAATTGAAGTTTCTCTAAACGAGCAGCATAACAAAATGCAGTCTACTTTAGTGATTCGCCCAAACAATGAGAAAACAGGTCTATTCCTCTTTACTTCCACCTTTGATGATCGTTACGACTTGATGTACTTCTGTGGTGGAGGTGGTTCACTAGCTGGAGATTATATTAAAGTACAAGAATAA